Proteins from a genomic interval of Stenotrophomonas sp. WZN-1:
- the yegS gene encoding lipid kinase YegS: MTAPRWRLILNGKSAGNEELREAVGHWRGQGVQLEVRVTWEDGDAERYVAEAIDHGVDVIVAAGGDGTLSAVAETLAHREEAADALPSLALIPLGTANDFATAAGIPTEPKAAFALIGQATPHAIDLLRVDADGTPWWCANLASGGFGTQVTVETDAGLKKMLGGLAYVITGIAKLGRIEPIHARLSGPDFAWEGDFIALGIGNGRQAGGGQQLCPQALIDDGLLDVTVLPELEGEVTATLGQMLKSGTQAALEQLATRARLPWLQVESERPLTLNLDGEPVQAHQFRIACVPGRVRMHLPADCPLLAGASAANAPA, encoded by the coding sequence ATGACCGCACCGCGCTGGCGCCTGATCCTCAATGGCAAATCCGCAGGCAACGAGGAACTGCGCGAGGCTGTCGGCCATTGGCGCGGGCAGGGCGTGCAGCTGGAGGTGCGGGTGACCTGGGAGGACGGTGACGCCGAGCGCTACGTCGCTGAGGCCATCGATCACGGCGTGGACGTGATCGTTGCCGCCGGTGGTGACGGCACGCTCAGCGCGGTGGCCGAAACCCTGGCACATCGCGAGGAAGCGGCGGATGCGTTGCCCTCGCTGGCGCTGATCCCGCTGGGGACCGCCAACGACTTCGCCACGGCTGCGGGTATTCCGACCGAGCCGAAGGCCGCTTTTGCGTTGATCGGACAGGCCACGCCGCATGCCATCGATCTGCTGCGCGTGGATGCCGATGGCACGCCCTGGTGGTGCGCGAATCTCGCCAGCGGTGGCTTCGGCACGCAGGTGACGGTGGAGACCGATGCCGGCTTGAAGAAGATGCTGGGCGGGCTGGCCTACGTGATCACCGGTATCGCCAAGCTGGGGCGGATCGAGCCGATCCATGCACGCCTGTCGGGTCCGGATTTCGCGTGGGAAGGCGACTTCATCGCGCTCGGCATCGGCAATGGCCGGCAGGCCGGCGGTGGCCAGCAGTTGTGCCCGCAGGCACTGATCGACGATGGGCTGCTGGATGTAACCGTACTTCCGGAGCTGGAGGGTGAAGTCACCGCTACGCTTGGCCAGATGCTGAAGTCCGGCACCCAGGCCGCGCTGGAACAGCTGGCGACGCGCGCGCGCCTGCCGTGGCTGCAGGTGGAATCCGAGCGCCCGTTGACGCTCAACCTGGACGGTGAACCGGTGCAGGCCCACCAGTTCCGCATCGCGTGCGTGCCGGGCAGGGTGAGGATGCATCTGCCGGCCGACTGCCCGTTGCTTGCCGGGGCCTCTGCTGCGAACGCCCCGGCGTAG
- a CDS encoding monovalent cation/H+ antiporter subunit A has protein sequence MLPSLPLLLALPFLMAAAVAAFPRSSRSTAAWLAALAPLGGLAILAWLTPSVLDGQVVRTLVPWLPQIGLDFTLRLDGLAWMFAGLVLGIGALVVLYARYYLSQQDNAHRFYCYLLLFMGAMLGMVLSGNLLLLMIFWEMTSISSFLLIGFWSHRQDAREGARMALVITGGGGLALLGGVLLIGRIVGSFDLDVVLAAGEQIRASALYPYALFLVLAGIFTKSAQFPFHFWLPHAMAAPTPVSAYLHSATMVKAGVFLLARLHPALAGSDLFFYTVSGVGALTLLIGAWNAIFQHDLKGLLAYSTISHLGLITLLFGLSTPMAVVAGVFHILNHATFKASLFMAAGIIDHETGTRDMRKLGGLRRLMPFTSALAIIASLAMAGIPLLNGFLSKEMLFAEAITAGGPGIMRAAVSIAALLAGVFGVAYSLRFVHDTFFGPGPHELDRVPHEPPRWMKVPVELLVVICIAVGVAPALTVAPVLHAAAASILGNAMPEYSLAVWHGFNLPLAMSAIGVVGGVALYFGLRKLINLHGVTNVSTGRNVFHAQLDAVSALAMRLTNGIANGSLQRMLLGLVLVAIVVAAAPFVANPASPNWTAPQPIPLLGWALWLVMMACAVATLRVYKQRLLAVLLVGGVGLMVALTFVFLSAPDLALTQLLVEMVTLVLMLLGMNYLPAQSGPERPRWRKRRDAVIAIIAGAGLGALAYSAMTLPPNTMAGELLARALPEAYGQNVVNVILVDFRGFDTFGEITVFGIAALVVHALLRRTRMAPEQIMPGPPIKLPVPADLAQIMFPLTLTVSIFLFLRGHNAPGGGFIAGLVLAVPLLIQYVIQGTASVESRFGFDYIRCIGMGLLIAILSGSASMLFGVPFLTSGHLDLHLPLIGDVPLASAIGFDIGVYLVVFGGAMLMLSMMATVKPSRTRTARKGEIDLQRRSARTGEMH, from the coding sequence ATGCTCCCCAGCCTGCCCCTGCTGCTGGCCCTGCCGTTCCTGATGGCAGCGGCTGTTGCGGCCTTCCCCCGTAGTTCGCGCTCGACTGCTGCCTGGCTGGCGGCGCTGGCGCCGTTGGGCGGGCTGGCCATCCTCGCTTGGCTGACCCCGTCGGTACTCGATGGCCAGGTGGTCCGCACCCTGGTGCCCTGGCTGCCGCAGATCGGCCTGGACTTCACCCTGCGCCTGGATGGGCTGGCCTGGATGTTCGCCGGGCTGGTGCTGGGCATCGGTGCGCTGGTGGTGCTGTATGCGCGCTACTACCTGAGCCAGCAGGACAACGCGCACCGCTTCTACTGCTACCTGCTGCTGTTCATGGGCGCCATGCTGGGCATGGTGCTGTCGGGCAACCTGCTGTTGCTGATGATCTTCTGGGAAATGACCAGCATCAGCTCGTTCCTGCTGATCGGCTTCTGGTCGCACCGCCAGGACGCCCGCGAAGGCGCTCGCATGGCGCTGGTCATCACCGGCGGCGGTGGCCTGGCCCTGCTCGGTGGCGTGCTGCTGATCGGCCGCATCGTCGGCAGCTTCGACCTGGACGTGGTACTGGCCGCCGGCGAGCAGATCCGCGCCAGCGCGCTGTACCCCTACGCCCTGTTCCTGGTGCTGGCCGGCATCTTCACCAAGAGCGCGCAGTTCCCGTTCCACTTCTGGCTGCCGCACGCGATGGCGGCGCCGACCCCGGTCTCGGCCTACCTGCACTCGGCCACCATGGTGAAGGCCGGCGTATTCCTGCTGGCGCGGCTGCATCCGGCACTGGCCGGCAGCGACCTGTTCTTCTACACGGTCAGCGGCGTCGGCGCGCTGACCCTGCTGATCGGTGCCTGGAATGCGATCTTCCAGCACGACCTGAAAGGCCTGCTGGCGTACTCGACCATTTCCCACCTGGGCCTGATCACCCTGCTGTTCGGCCTGTCCACGCCGATGGCGGTGGTGGCCGGCGTGTTCCACATCCTCAACCACGCCACCTTCAAGGCCTCGCTGTTCATGGCCGCCGGCATCATCGACCATGAGACCGGCACCCGTGACATGCGCAAGCTGGGCGGCCTGCGCAGGCTGATGCCGTTCACCAGCGCGCTGGCGATCATCGCCTCGCTGGCGATGGCCGGCATCCCGTTGCTCAACGGTTTCCTGTCCAAGGAAATGCTGTTCGCCGAAGCCATTACCGCGGGCGGCCCGGGCATCATGCGCGCAGCCGTATCGATCGCCGCGCTGCTGGCCGGTGTGTTCGGCGTGGCCTACAGCCTGCGCTTCGTGCACGACACCTTCTTCGGCCCCGGCCCGCACGAGCTCGACCGCGTGCCGCATGAGCCGCCGCGCTGGATGAAGGTGCCGGTGGAACTGCTGGTGGTGATCTGCATTGCGGTGGGCGTGGCGCCGGCGTTGACCGTGGCGCCGGTGCTGCATGCCGCCGCGGCCTCGATCCTCGGCAATGCCATGCCCGAGTACAGCCTGGCGGTATGGCACGGCTTCAACCTGCCGCTGGCGATGAGTGCGATCGGCGTGGTCGGGGGCGTGGCGCTGTACTTTGGGTTGCGCAAGCTGATCAACCTGCACGGCGTAACCAACGTCAGCACCGGCCGCAACGTCTTCCATGCGCAGCTGGATGCGGTTTCCGCGCTGGCCATGCGCCTGACCAACGGCATCGCCAATGGCAGCCTGCAGCGCATGCTGCTGGGCCTGGTGCTGGTGGCAATCGTGGTCGCCGCGGCGCCATTCGTGGCCAACCCGGCCTCCCCGAACTGGACCGCACCGCAGCCGATTCCGCTGCTGGGCTGGGCACTGTGGCTGGTGATGATGGCCTGCGCGGTCGCCACCCTGCGCGTCTACAAGCAGCGCCTGCTGGCGGTGCTGCTGGTCGGTGGCGTCGGCCTGATGGTGGCGCTGACCTTCGTGTTCCTGTCCGCGCCCGACCTGGCCCTGACCCAGCTGCTGGTGGAGATGGTGACCCTGGTGCTGATGCTGCTGGGCATGAACTACCTGCCCGCGCAGTCCGGGCCGGAACGGCCGCGCTGGCGCAAGCGCCGTGACGCGGTGATCGCGATCATCGCCGGCGCCGGGCTTGGCGCGCTGGCCTATTCCGCGATGACACTGCCGCCGAACACGATGGCCGGCGAGCTGCTCGCCCGCGCCCTGCCCGAGGCCTATGGCCAGAACGTGGTCAACGTGATCCTGGTCGACTTCCGCGGCTTCGATACCTTCGGCGAGATCACCGTGTTCGGCATCGCCGCGCTGGTGGTCCATGCCCTGCTGCGGCGCACGCGGATGGCACCGGAGCAGATCATGCCCGGCCCGCCGATCAAGCTGCCGGTGCCGGCCGACCTGGCGCAGATCATGTTCCCGCTGACCCTGACCGTGTCGATCTTCCTGTTCCTGCGCGGCCACAATGCGCCCGGCGGTGGCTTCATCGCCGGCCTGGTGCTGGCGGTGCCGCTGCTGATCCAGTACGTGATCCAGGGCACCGCATCGGTGGAATCGCGCTTCGGCTTCGACTACATCCGCTGCATCGGCATGGGCCTGCTGATCGCCATCCTCAGCGGCAGCGCTTCGATGCTGTTCGGCGTGCCGTTCCTGACCAGCGGCCACCTCGACCTGCACCTGCCGTTGATCGGCGACGTGCCGCTGGCCAGCGCGATCGGCTTCGATATCGGCGTCTATCTGGTGGTGTTCGGTGGCGCGATGCTGATGCTGTCGATGATGGCCACCGTGAAACCCTCTCGTACCCGCACCGCGCGCAAGGGCGAGATCGACCTGCAACGTCGTTCGGCACGCACCGGGGAGATGCACTGA
- a CDS encoding Na+/H+ antiporter subunit C, translated as MELALATAIGVLTAIGIYLLLRARSFDVILGMTFLSYATNLLIFAGGRVVLGKAPVLQEGVDSHLGNYTDPLPQALVLTAIVIAFAMTAVSIVLAMRSRSDNHSDHVDAHEPDDDLQDERMPPRQGEDRA; from the coding sequence ATGGAACTGGCCCTGGCTACCGCAATCGGCGTGCTGACCGCCATCGGCATCTACCTGCTGCTGCGTGCGCGCAGCTTCGATGTGATCCTCGGCATGACCTTCCTGTCCTACGCCACCAACCTGCTGATCTTCGCCGGCGGCCGCGTGGTGCTGGGCAAGGCGCCGGTGCTGCAGGAGGGCGTGGACAGCCACCTCGGCAACTACACCGATCCGCTGCCGCAGGCGCTGGTGCTGACCGCCATCGTGATCGCCTTCGCGATGACCGCCGTAAGCATCGTGCTGGCGATGCGCAGCCGCAGTGACAACCACAGCGACCACGTGGACGCCCACGAGCCGGATGACGACCTGCAGGATGAACGCATGCCGCCGCGCCAGGGCGAGGACCGCGCATGA
- a CDS encoding DnaJ domain-containing protein — protein sequence MRWYGKLLGFIAGALLFRPNPLFGAVVGLLIGHAFDSDWFRLNKENPYRELGLTSEATDAEVERAYRKLISQYHPDKLGGAAPELQQQAEQKSRRINAAYDRIKTLRKR from the coding sequence ATGCGCTGGTACGGAAAACTGCTCGGATTCATCGCCGGCGCCCTGCTGTTCCGGCCCAATCCGCTGTTCGGCGCGGTAGTCGGCCTGTTGATCGGCCACGCCTTCGACTCGGACTGGTTCCGCCTGAACAAGGAGAACCCGTACCGGGAGCTGGGGCTGACCTCCGAAGCCACCGATGCCGAGGTCGAGCGCGCCTACCGCAAGCTGATCTCGCAGTACCACCCCGACAAGCTCGGCGGCGCCGCCCCCGAGCTGCAGCAGCAGGCCGAGCAGAAGTCGCGGCGGATCAATGCCGCCTACGACCGCATCAAGACCCTGCGCAAGCGCTGA
- a CDS encoding GNAT family N-acetyltransferase: MAVLNIRPATVADAGLILHFIRELAIYERAEHSVQTDEIGIAESLFGADATARALICEADGQAIGYAVYFYNYSTWLGRKGIYLEDLYVSQEKRGVGAGKALLKYIARQAVAEGCGRFEWSVLDWNTPAIEFYTAAGATPQDEWTVYRLQGQALHDFANG; encoded by the coding sequence GTGGCCGTGTTGAACATCCGCCCGGCCACCGTTGCCGATGCCGGCCTGATCCTGCATTTCATCCGAGAGCTGGCCATCTACGAGAGGGCCGAGCATTCGGTGCAGACCGACGAGATCGGCATCGCCGAAAGCCTGTTCGGTGCCGATGCCACGGCGCGCGCGCTGATCTGCGAAGCCGACGGCCAGGCCATTGGTTACGCCGTGTACTTCTACAACTACTCGACCTGGCTGGGCCGCAAGGGCATCTACCTGGAAGACCTGTATGTCAGCCAGGAAAAGCGTGGTGTGGGCGCCGGCAAGGCGCTGCTGAAGTACATCGCACGCCAGGCCGTGGCCGAGGGTTGCGGTCGTTTCGAATGGTCGGTGCTGGACTGGAATACCCCGGCCATCGAGTTCTACACCGCCGCCGGCGCCACGCCGCAGGACGAGTGGACGGTGTATCGGTTGCAGGGCCAGGCGCTGCACGATTTCGCCAACGGTTGA
- a CDS encoding SIMPL domain-containing protein, producing MKLLSALLWSSLLATMAPSAWAQANTIPSQPHLLVKGEARRVVMPDRFGLQLNIEETDMDADAARRRVQDNVARALALFKQNKAVEGSVRADNLRIGPATRYEQNRQVFIGTRVSRQLRASFASVKAMQDVLGALKANENVQVSSVAPTYSGEVALRRELKGEAAAQTRDSAQGLAKAYGTQLRGLYSISDVAPNFAYGIQAGSWPSSGDLVTPPSPPAPEAPMNSIETTGSRLRESVEAGPITYTENVYAIFLISDGT from the coding sequence ATGAAGCTGCTGAGCGCATTGCTGTGGTCGTCACTGCTGGCCACGATGGCCCCGTCTGCGTGGGCGCAGGCCAACACCATTCCCTCGCAGCCGCATCTGCTGGTGAAGGGGGAGGCGCGCCGCGTGGTGATGCCGGACCGGTTCGGCCTGCAGTTGAACATCGAAGAGACCGACATGGACGCCGACGCGGCGCGGCGCCGCGTGCAGGACAACGTTGCCCGCGCGCTGGCGCTGTTCAAGCAGAACAAGGCGGTGGAGGGCAGCGTGCGTGCGGACAACCTGCGGATCGGCCCGGCGACGCGCTACGAGCAGAACCGGCAGGTCTTCATCGGCACCCGCGTGTCGCGCCAGCTGCGTGCCAGTTTCGCCAGCGTGAAGGCGATGCAGGACGTGCTGGGCGCGCTGAAGGCCAACGAGAACGTGCAGGTCAGCAGCGTGGCCCCGACCTACTCGGGTGAAGTGGCACTGCGCCGCGAGCTCAAGGGCGAGGCGGCAGCCCAGACCCGCGACTCCGCGCAGGGCCTGGCCAAGGCCTACGGCACCCAGCTGCGCGGTCTGTACAGCATTTCCGACGTGGCGCCGAACTTCGCCTATGGCATCCAGGCGGGCAGTTGGCCCAGCAGTGGGGATCTGGTGACGCCGCCCTCGCCGCCCGCGCCCGAGGCACCGATGAACAGCATCGAGACCACGGGCTCCCGCCTGCGCGAGTCGGTGGAAGCCGGCCCCATCACCTACACCGAAAACGTATACGCCATTTTCCTGATAAGCGACGGAACCTGA
- the rpe gene encoding ribulose-phosphate 3-epimerase, protein MSNCLIAPSILSANFARLGEEVDNVLAAGADWVHFDVMDNHYVPNLTIGPMVCQALRKHGVTAPIDVHLMVEPVDRIIPDFAEAGATYISFHPEASRHVHRTIQLIRSLGCKPGIVLNPATPVDILDWVLDDLDLVLLMSVNPGFGGQAFIPSALDKLKVVRKMIDASGKDIRLEIDGGVKADNIGEIAAAGADTFVAGSAIFNAKTSYQDVIAQMRANVAAARG, encoded by the coding sequence ATGTCCAACTGCCTCATCGCCCCGTCCATCCTGTCCGCCAACTTCGCCCGCCTCGGCGAGGAAGTCGACAACGTCCTTGCCGCCGGCGCGGACTGGGTCCACTTCGACGTGATGGACAACCACTACGTGCCGAACCTGACCATCGGCCCGATGGTCTGCCAGGCGCTGCGCAAGCACGGCGTCACCGCGCCGATCGACGTGCACCTGATGGTCGAGCCGGTGGACCGCATCATCCCGGACTTCGCCGAGGCCGGTGCCACCTACATCAGCTTCCACCCGGAAGCGAGCCGCCACGTGCACCGCACCATCCAGCTGATCCGCTCGCTGGGCTGCAAGCCGGGCATCGTGCTCAATCCGGCCACCCCGGTGGACATCCTCGACTGGGTACTGGATGACCTGGACCTGGTGCTGCTGATGTCGGTAAACCCGGGCTTCGGCGGCCAGGCCTTCATTCCCTCGGCGCTGGACAAGCTGAAAGTGGTGCGCAAGATGATCGATGCCAGCGGCAAGGACATCCGCCTGGAGATCGACGGCGGCGTGAAGGCCGACAACATCGGCGAGATCGCCGCCGCCGGCGCCGACACCTTCGTCGCTGGTTCGGCCATCTTCAACGCCAAGACCAGCTACCAGGACGTGATCGCGCAGATGCGCGCCAACGTCGCTGCGGCGCGGGGCTGA
- a CDS encoding aminodeoxychorismate/anthranilate synthase component II, translated as MLWMIDNYDSFTYNLVQYLQTLGAEVKVVRNDAMSVDEIAAQKPERIVISPGPCTPNEAGVSLELIQRLGPTTPILGVCLGHQGIGQVYGGTVIRAGNIMHGKTSPIRHEGKGVFAGLPDRYQATRYHSLVVDKNSLPDALEVTAWTENDDGSIEEIMGLRHRQFPVEGVQFHPESILTEHGHALLRNFLQRPAA; from the coding sequence ATGTTGTGGATGATCGACAACTACGACAGCTTCACCTACAACCTCGTGCAGTACTTGCAGACGCTGGGCGCCGAGGTGAAGGTGGTGCGCAACGATGCGATGAGCGTGGACGAGATCGCCGCGCAGAAGCCCGAGCGCATCGTCATCTCGCCTGGCCCCTGCACGCCCAACGAAGCGGGAGTGTCGCTGGAACTTATCCAGCGCCTCGGCCCAACCACGCCGATCCTCGGCGTGTGCCTGGGCCACCAGGGCATCGGCCAGGTCTATGGCGGCACGGTCATCCGTGCCGGCAACATCATGCACGGCAAGACCTCGCCGATCCGCCATGAAGGCAAGGGCGTGTTCGCCGGCCTGCCGGACCGCTACCAGGCCACCCGCTACCACTCGCTGGTGGTGGACAAGAACAGCCTGCCCGACGCGCTGGAAGTGACCGCCTGGACCGAGAACGACGACGGCTCGATCGAAGAGATCATGGGCCTGCGCCACCGCCAGTTCCCGGTGGAAGGCGTGCAGTTCCATCCCGAATCCATCCTCACCGAACACGGCCACGCCCTGCTGCGCAATTTCCTGCAGCGCCCGGCGGCCTGA
- the trpE gene encoding anthranilate synthase component I — translation MNSHAQFLLQAAEGHTHIPVVREVLSDLDTPLSVYLKLADGPNTYLFESVEGGERFGRYSIIGLPARRVYAFHGHTLTVREDGQVVDTREVADPFAEVEALRSAHSVPKLDGLPGFTGGLVGWFGFECIGYIEPRLAPPAGRDELGTPDILLLDSNELAVFDNLKGRLYLIVHADPRVEGAFEQAQARLDALTAKLRAPGAGYPAPLNSDVLDESDFVSGFTREGFVDAVQRSKEYIRAGDIFQVVLSQRLSVPFKARPVDVYRALRALNPSPYMYFLDVGDLQVVGSSPEILVRLQDGEVTVRPIAGTRPRGATPELDQALEAELLADPKERAEHLMLIDLGRNDAGRVSKAGTVEVGEQFVIERYSHVMHIVSEVSGQLQPGLSYADVLRATFPAGTVSGAPKIRALEVIRELEPIKRNVYAGSIGYIGWHGDADTAIAIRTAVIKDGRLYVQAGAGIVYDSDPDKEWDETMNKGRALFRAVAQAAKGL, via the coding sequence TTGAACTCGCACGCTCAGTTTCTGCTGCAGGCCGCTGAAGGCCACACCCATATTCCCGTCGTCCGTGAAGTGCTGTCCGACCTGGACACGCCGCTTTCGGTCTATCTGAAGCTCGCCGACGGCCCCAATACCTACCTGTTTGAATCCGTCGAAGGCGGCGAGCGCTTTGGTCGTTACTCGATCATTGGCCTGCCGGCGCGCCGCGTGTACGCCTTCCATGGCCACACGCTGACCGTGCGCGAAGACGGCCAGGTGGTGGACACCCGCGAGGTGGCCGACCCGTTCGCCGAAGTCGAGGCGCTGCGCAGCGCCCACTCGGTGCCCAAGCTGGACGGCCTGCCGGGCTTCACCGGCGGCCTGGTCGGCTGGTTCGGCTTCGAGTGCATCGGCTACATCGAACCGCGCCTGGCACCGCCGGCCGGTCGCGACGAACTGGGCACGCCGGACATCCTGCTGCTGGACTCCAACGAGCTGGCGGTGTTCGACAACCTCAAGGGCCGGCTGTACCTGATCGTGCATGCCGACCCGCGTGTCGAGGGTGCGTTCGAACAGGCGCAGGCGCGCCTGGATGCACTGACCGCGAAGCTGCGTGCACCGGGCGCCGGCTATCCGGCGCCGCTCAACAGTGACGTGCTGGACGAGTCCGATTTTGTTTCCGGGTTTACCCGCGAAGGCTTCGTCGATGCGGTCCAGCGCAGCAAGGAATACATCCGTGCCGGCGACATCTTCCAGGTGGTGCTCAGCCAGCGCCTGAGCGTGCCGTTCAAGGCGCGCCCGGTGGATGTGTACCGTGCGCTGCGTGCACTGAACCCGTCGCCCTACATGTATTTCCTCGATGTCGGCGACCTGCAGGTGGTCGGTTCCTCGCCGGAAATCCTGGTGCGCTTGCAGGACGGCGAAGTCACCGTGCGTCCGATCGCCGGCACCCGTCCGCGCGGTGCCACGCCCGAGCTGGATCAGGCGCTGGAAGCCGAACTGCTGGCCGATCCGAAGGAACGCGCCGAGCACCTGATGCTGATCGACCTCGGCCGCAACGACGCCGGCCGCGTATCGAAGGCCGGCACCGTGGAAGTGGGCGAGCAGTTCGTGATCGAACGTTACAGCCACGTCATGCACATCGTCAGCGAAGTGAGCGGGCAGCTGCAGCCGGGCCTGAGCTATGCCGACGTGCTGCGTGCCACCTTCCCGGCGGGTACGGTCAGCGGCGCGCCGAAGATCCGCGCGCTGGAAGTGATCCGTGAGCTGGAACCGATCAAGCGCAATGTCTACGCCGGCAGCATCGGCTACATCGGCTGGCATGGCGATGCCGATACCGCGATCGCGATCCGCACCGCGGTGATCAAGGATGGCCGCCTGTATGTGCAGGCCGGCGCCGGCATCGTCTACGACTCGGACCCGGACAAGGAATGGGACGAGACGATGAACAAGGGCCGCGCGCTGTTCCGCGCCGTCGCCCAGGCCGCCAAGGGCCTGTGA
- a CDS encoding phosphoribosylaminoimidazolesuccinocarboxamide synthase — protein sequence MPTTLLQSDLPGLPLRHRGKVRDVFDIPRERLPAGTPPGEYLLMVATDRLSAFDVVLPDPIPGKGEMLCQVSNFWFAKTAHLMPNHLTGIDVASVLPEGVDPALYAKRAVVTRKLKPVPVEAIARGYLIGSGWKDYQRTGKVSGIDLPDGLRQAEQLPEPIFTPSTKAAVGDHDENIDFDAMVKQVGADLAERVRDATLRIYKFAADYARERGIILADTKFEFGTDADGRLYIMDEMLTPDSSRYWPADEYEVGTSPPSYDKQFVRDYLETLDWGKTAPGPAIPAEIIERTRAKYAEALQRLAGISVD from the coding sequence GTGCCAACCACGCTGTTGCAATCCGATCTCCCCGGCCTGCCCTTGCGCCATCGCGGCAAGGTGCGTGATGTGTTCGATATCCCGCGCGAGCGGCTGCCAGCCGGAACCCCGCCGGGCGAGTACCTGCTGATGGTGGCCACCGATCGCCTGTCGGCGTTCGACGTGGTCCTGCCCGACCCGATCCCGGGCAAGGGCGAGATGCTCTGCCAGGTCTCCAACTTCTGGTTCGCCAAGACCGCGCACCTGATGCCCAACCACCTGACCGGCATCGACGTGGCCAGCGTGCTGCCCGAAGGCGTGGACCCGGCCCTGTACGCCAAGCGCGCAGTGGTCACCCGCAAGCTGAAGCCGGTGCCGGTGGAAGCGATCGCCCGCGGCTACCTGATCGGCAGCGGCTGGAAGGACTACCAGCGCACCGGCAAGGTCAGCGGCATCGACCTGCCCGACGGCCTGCGCCAGGCCGAACAGCTGCCCGAGCCGATCTTCACCCCCTCGACCAAGGCCGCCGTCGGCGACCATGACGAGAACATCGACTTCGATGCGATGGTGAAGCAGGTCGGCGCGGACCTGGCCGAGCGCGTGCGCGACGCCACCCTGCGCATCTACAAGTTCGCCGCAGACTACGCCCGCGAGCGCGGCATCATCCTGGCCGATACCAAGTTCGAGTTCGGTACCGACGCCGATGGCCGCCTGTACATCATGGACGAGATGCTGACGCCGGATTCCTCGCGTTACTGGCCGGCCGACGAGTACGAAGTGGGCACCAGCCCGCCGAGCTACGACAAGCAGTTCGTACGTGATTACCTGGAGACGCTGGACTGGGGCAAGACCGCCCCGGGCCCGGCCATCCCGGCCGAGATCATCGAGCGCACCCGCGCCAAGTACGCCGAGGCGCTGCAGCGCCTGGCCGGGATCAGCGTCGACTGA
- a CDS encoding Mpo1-like protein has protein sequence MQTSTELARPIDRYFASYSDDHRNVINQRIHVVAVPAILWSVVALLWCLPPLITWFQYGIWSAFAMFSAWCFYNKLSRPLGIGMLIQFFVFGCLCRLLEAEIGIQALRWLAVGVFVVAWIAQFIGHTFEGRKPSFLTDLTYLLIGPAWVMAKFYRKLDWRY, from the coding sequence ATGCAGACCTCCACCGAGCTTGCGCGGCCGATCGACCGCTATTTCGCCAGCTACTCCGACGACCACCGCAATGTGATCAACCAGCGCATCCACGTGGTGGCGGTCCCGGCGATCCTGTGGTCGGTGGTGGCCCTGCTGTGGTGCCTGCCGCCGCTGATCACCTGGTTCCAGTACGGCATCTGGTCGGCGTTCGCGATGTTCAGCGCCTGGTGCTTCTACAACAAGCTGTCGCGCCCGCTGGGCATCGGCATGCTCATCCAGTTCTTCGTGTTCGGCTGCCTGTGCCGGCTGCTGGAGGCCGAGATCGGCATCCAAGCCCTGCGCTGGCTGGCAGTGGGCGTGTTCGTGGTGGCCTGGATCGCGCAGTTCATCGGCCACACGTTCGAGGGCCGCAAGCCCAGCTTCCTGACCGACCTGACCTACCTGCTGATCGGGCCGGCCTGGGTGATGGCCAAGTTCTACCGCAAGCTCGACTGGCGCTATTGA